A single region of the Actinoplanes sp. SE50/110 genome encodes:
- a CDS encoding GGDEF domain-containing protein: MGPWACRGFVAAGLVLALGFLLTGPVSQSVLYGMAGAAASAALLTGLRRQRPRPARAWWLVWASVQINLTGDAVLGLRVWVFPDSAALVLLESTVYLMSYLALAAGLTVIVHNRSAGRDRGATIDSAIVACSLALPLWLVAVTPVLDEPAQPVAILVFRLAFPIGDAVLLTLLARLLVSGSGRSMSLYLLLAAVCCWLAGDVANAVLAERGTLASYWGGVLYCLGYTAFGAAALHPSMPALATTGSAPAPRLTTGRLTVLAGLSLLPPALLLGQAFTGRQVQAVPIGVACVVLFLLVVARMVGLTREVERQARELSDLASRDALTGVGNRRSWDARLHDAVTAAHDAGGTLVIALLDLDHFKRYNDTHGHQAGDRLLKGAAAAWRDVLRRDDVLYRYGGEEFGLILPGASPGDAVKLTERLREVVPDGQSFSAGVAALHGTETVEELVARADAALYEAKAHGRSRARVAAVTPKAA; encoded by the coding sequence ATGGGGCCTTGGGCGTGCCGTGGTTTTGTAGCGGCCGGGCTGGTGCTCGCGCTGGGTTTTCTACTCACCGGCCCGGTGTCGCAGAGCGTGCTGTACGGGATGGCCGGCGCCGCCGCCTCGGCGGCGCTGCTGACCGGGCTGCGCCGGCAACGGCCGCGGCCGGCGCGGGCATGGTGGCTGGTCTGGGCCTCGGTGCAGATCAACCTGACCGGTGATGCCGTGCTGGGCCTGCGGGTGTGGGTCTTCCCGGACTCCGCGGCCCTGGTCCTGCTCGAGAGCACCGTCTACCTGATGTCGTACCTGGCGCTGGCCGCCGGTCTGACGGTGATCGTGCACAACCGCTCAGCCGGCCGGGACCGGGGTGCGACCATCGATTCGGCCATCGTCGCGTGCTCCCTGGCGCTGCCCCTGTGGTTGGTGGCCGTCACGCCGGTGCTCGACGAGCCGGCTCAGCCGGTGGCCATCCTGGTGTTCCGGCTCGCCTTCCCGATCGGCGACGCGGTGCTGCTCACCCTGCTGGCCCGCCTGTTGGTCAGCGGCAGCGGCCGCAGCATGTCGCTGTACCTGCTGCTGGCCGCGGTCTGCTGCTGGCTGGCCGGGGACGTGGCCAACGCGGTGCTGGCCGAGCGCGGCACGCTGGCGAGCTACTGGGGCGGAGTGCTGTACTGCCTCGGCTACACCGCCTTCGGCGCGGCGGCCCTGCACCCCTCGATGCCGGCCCTCGCGACGACCGGCTCGGCGCCCGCGCCGCGGTTGACCACCGGCCGCCTGACGGTGTTGGCCGGGCTGTCGCTGCTCCCGCCGGCCCTGCTGCTCGGCCAGGCGTTCACCGGCCGGCAGGTGCAGGCCGTGCCGATCGGGGTGGCGTGCGTCGTGCTGTTCCTGCTCGTGGTCGCCCGCATGGTGGGCCTGACCCGTGAGGTCGAACGGCAGGCACGGGAACTGTCGGACCTGGCGAGCCGGGACGCGCTGACCGGCGTCGGCAACCGCCGCTCCTGGGACGCGCGGCTGCACGACGCGGTCACCGCCGCGCACGACGCCGGGGGAACGCTGGTGATCGCCCTGCTCGATCTGGACCACTTCAAGCGCTACAACGACACTCATGGTCATCAGGCCGGCGACCGGCTGCTCAAGGGCGCCGCCGCGGCCTGGCGGGACGTGCTGCGCCGCGATGACGTGCTGTACCGCTACGGCGGTGAGGAGTTCGGCCTGATCCTGCCGGGCGCGTCGCCCGGTGACGCGGTGAAGCTGACCGAGCGGCTGCGGGAGGTGGTCCCGGACGGCCAGAGCTTCTCCGCCGGTGTCGCCGCGCTGCACGGCACGGAGACCGTGGAGGAACTGGTCGCCCGGGCCGACGCTGCGCTGTACGAGGCGAAGGCGCACGGACGCAGCCGGGCCCGGGTGGCGGCCGTCACGCCGAAGGCCGCCTGA